One Chlorobaculum limnaeum genomic window carries:
- the bchF gene encoding 2-vinyl bacteriochlorophyllide hydratase codes for MPRYTPEQLAKRNASVWTDVQLILAPIQFFVFLGGVTVTYLYYQDNQVFSFYWVSIAILFKTFLFALLFITGAYFEKEIFGKWVFSKEFFWEDIGSTIAGAFHLLYFVFAFMGASEDVLVIEAFIAYSTYVANALQYLVRIVLEKRNEKRLSAEGAS; via the coding sequence ATGCCGCGATATACTCCGGAGCAGCTGGCCAAGCGAAACGCATCGGTGTGGACCGATGTTCAGCTTATTCTGGCTCCGATTCAGTTTTTTGTTTTTCTTGGGGGAGTCACCGTGACCTACCTCTACTATCAGGATAATCAGGTTTTCAGCTTTTACTGGGTGAGCATAGCGATTCTTTTCAAGACCTTTCTGTTCGCATTGCTTTTTATTACAGGAGCCTACTTTGAAAAGGAGATTTTCGGGAAGTGGGTGTTTTCAAAGGAGTTTTTTTGGGAAGATATTGGCAGTACGATCGCTGGTGCCTTCCATTTGCTCTACTTCGTTTTTGCGTTTATGGGGGCCAGTGAGGATGTTCTCGTTATCGAGGCTTTCATTGCCTACTCAACCTATGTTGCCAATGCGTTGCAGTATCTTGTGCGCATCGTGCTCGAGAAGCGGAATGAGAAGCGTCTGTCTGCGGAAGGCGCATCATAG
- a CDS encoding B12-binding domain-containing radical SAM protein, which translates to MAIGVLVSITPEHHNIEIIDERFGDTIDYDKQYDFVGITSRTIDAKRAYEIADEFRKRGTKVILGGLHVSFNPEEAREHADCIVCGEAENLWDTILEDVAAKQLKAHYDAKDFPPVTTIAPLNYKRIARASKREKVDSTKSIPIYITRGCPYECSFCVTPNFTGKLYRRQNDEELKAQIMAAKEVFFKNNGRKNAKPWFMLCDENLGISKARLWKALDLLKECDIMFSVFLSMNFLEDDETVRRLVEAGCNMALVGFESIKQSTLEAYNKGHVNSADKIVEVIERCRKAGLNIQGNFLINPDLDSFEDMDELVRFIGRNHVFMPIIQIITPYPGTKMYHEYKQKSLIADEDWDKYNALNLVVKSVNYDPVSFQHKFMQIYYQSYSWKNIINRVRMNPYPLINLISSLAFRKHLRDQLDSFEKNNALKPSDKKNIF; encoded by the coding sequence ATGGCCATCGGCGTCCTTGTCAGCATAACACCGGAGCACCATAATATCGAAATAATTGATGAGCGTTTCGGCGACACCATCGATTATGACAAACAATATGACTTCGTCGGAATCACTTCGCGAACTATCGATGCCAAAAGAGCTTACGAAATCGCAGATGAATTCCGGAAAAGAGGAACAAAAGTCATCCTTGGAGGACTTCATGTCTCGTTCAACCCAGAAGAGGCCAGGGAACATGCGGACTGCATTGTCTGCGGAGAAGCAGAAAACCTCTGGGACACCATTCTTGAAGACGTTGCAGCAAAGCAGCTCAAGGCGCACTATGACGCAAAGGATTTTCCTCCTGTCACCACCATCGCACCCCTGAACTACAAAAGAATCGCCAGGGCCTCGAAAAGAGAAAAGGTTGACAGCACGAAATCGATCCCCATCTACATCACCAGAGGGTGTCCTTACGAATGCTCGTTCTGCGTCACACCAAACTTTACCGGAAAACTGTACAGACGCCAGAATGATGAAGAGCTGAAAGCTCAGATAATGGCGGCAAAGGAGGTTTTTTTCAAAAATAACGGGCGAAAAAACGCCAAACCCTGGTTCATGCTCTGTGATGAAAACCTGGGTATCAGTAAAGCGCGGCTCTGGAAAGCACTCGATCTGCTCAAGGAGTGCGATATCATGTTCAGCGTCTTTCTGAGCATGAACTTCCTCGAGGATGACGAAACCGTCAGGCGTTTGGTGGAGGCCGGTTGCAACATGGCGCTGGTTGGCTTCGAATCAATCAAGCAAAGTACGCTGGAAGCCTATAATAAAGGGCATGTCAACTCGGCAGATAAAATCGTCGAAGTAATCGAGCGCTGCAGAAAGGCAGGGCTTAATATTCAGGGAAACTTCCTGATCAATCCAGATCTCGACAGCTTCGAAGACATGGACGAACTGGTCAGGTTCATCGGACGCAACCACGTATTCATGCCCATCATTCAGATCATTACGCCTTACCCTGGGACAAAAATGTATCACGAATACAAGCAAAAGAGCCTGATCGCCGATGAAGATTGGGACAAGTACAACGCCCTCAACCTTGTGGTTAAATCGGTAAATTATGATCCGGTCTCATTCCAGCACAAGTTCATGCAAATTTACTACCAAAGTTACTCCTGGAAAAACATCATCAACAGGGTACGCATGAACCCGTACCCGCTAATCAATCTGATTTCAAGCCTTGCCTTCAGGAAGCACCTCCGCGACCAGCTCGATTCGTTTGAAAAAAACAATGCCCTGAAGCCCTCTGATAAAAAAAATATTTTCTGA
- a CDS encoding chlorosome envelope protein B, with amino-acid sequence MANGSNNDLAGSISALMDTFAKLGQQQLEMLNSGIKAASEMVEPLGKTMTDLGGNVVNTVNQVLQNVSSNLGGGSSK; translated from the coding sequence ATGGCAAACGGTTCAAACAATGATCTGGCAGGTTCCATTTCAGCCCTTATGGACACCTTCGCCAAACTCGGCCAACAACAGCTCGAAATGCTGAACAGTGGCATCAAAGCTGCTTCAGAAATGGTCGAACCTCTCGGAAAAACCATGACCGATCTGGGTGGCAATGTTGTCAACACTGTCAATCAGGTATTGCAGAACGTGTCATCCAATCTCGGTGGCGGCTCTTCCAAGTAA
- a CDS encoding aminoglycoside phosphotransferase family protein, whose translation MDALDSIRQLYPPGERSNLDIQNIKGDASTRRYFRVKSPRGSAIACIDPAFCDATLGSYPFLIVHDLFACHDIRVPEVYETSGDTGVLLLEDCGNLMLQDEIPQLDADQLSARYRQIIDLLVRIQSIRPDEKTPESGIPFSLSFDEEKLMFEFDFFIEHALRGYFAERLDGRAIAELRGEFLAIARLLVLPEHFVLNHRDLHSRNIMLSGDEPVVIDFQDARLGLPQYDAVSLLRDSYVRLDLELVDELKRYHFDQLVRHNLTTMDEAEYFRLFDLMAFQRNVKAVGTFCYQTTVIGNRAFEPCIAPTLAYLREYIDARPELATAGRLLEPIIP comes from the coding sequence ATGGACGCCCTCGACTCCATCCGCCAGCTTTATCCACCCGGCGAACGCTCGAACCTCGATATTCAGAACATCAAAGGCGACGCCTCGACACGGCGCTACTTTCGCGTGAAGTCACCGCGCGGCTCAGCCATCGCCTGCATCGACCCGGCCTTCTGTGATGCCACGCTGGGAAGCTACCCGTTCCTCATCGTCCACGATCTGTTTGCGTGCCACGACATTCGAGTGCCCGAAGTGTACGAAACATCCGGCGATACGGGAGTGCTGCTGCTCGAAGATTGCGGCAACCTGATGCTTCAGGACGAAATTCCACAACTCGACGCCGACCAGCTTTCGGCGCGCTACCGCCAGATCATCGACCTGCTCGTCCGCATCCAGTCGATCCGCCCAGACGAAAAAACGCCGGAATCGGGAATCCCCTTTTCGCTGAGTTTCGACGAAGAAAAGCTCATGTTCGAGTTCGACTTCTTCATCGAACACGCCTTGCGAGGCTATTTCGCGGAGCGACTCGACGGTCGCGCCATCGCGGAGCTTCGCGGCGAGTTCCTCGCCATCGCCCGGCTGCTGGTGCTGCCGGAGCACTTCGTGCTGAACCATCGCGACCTCCACAGCCGCAACATCATGCTCTCCGGCGACGAACCGGTCGTCATCGACTTCCAGGATGCCCGCCTCGGCCTGCCGCAGTACGACGCCGTGTCGCTTCTGCGCGACTCCTATGTGCGGCTCGACCTGGAGCTGGTCGATGAGCTGAAGCGCTACCATTTCGACCAGCTCGTCCGGCATAATTTGACGACTATGGACGAGGCGGAGTATTTCCGGCTTTTCGACCTGATGGCTTTCCAGCGCAACGTCAAGGCTGTCGGCACCTTCTGCTACCAGACCACGGTGATCGGCAACCGCGCTTTCGAGCCGTGCATCGCGCCGACCCTCGCTTATCTGCGAGAGTACATCGACGCCCGGCCGGAGCTTGCCACGGCGGGCCGCCTGCTCGAACCGATCATTCCCTGA
- a CDS encoding sugar phosphate nucleotidyltransferase, with translation MNAFVLAAGFGTRLQPITDATPKPLVPVLNVPSLCYSLFLLAEAGIRKAIINIHHHTDQLRDFFDRRDFGNLEIVLSEERDILGTGGGLKKCEALLDDGDFVLINSDIISDMNLRALIETHRRSGCGGTLALHETPLAARIGHVGVRDGRVLDFRNQRGTGLSSPFIYTGTAVLSPAIFRHLKTEFSGIVETGFYGLVDNEGLASFEHCGVWQDIGTLPNFYRANLDDNLRILQLAERMKRAIGLFPRMVSDEASISADARVENSVIGANCSIAAGAAVEHSVLLPGATVESAEVVRNAIVAPGIRISL, from the coding sequence ATGAACGCCTTCGTCCTCGCGGCGGGCTTCGGCACCCGCCTGCAACCTATAACCGACGCGACGCCCAAGCCGCTCGTGCCGGTGCTGAACGTGCCGAGCCTCTGCTACTCGCTCTTCCTGCTCGCTGAGGCGGGCATCCGCAAAGCGATCATCAACATCCACCACCACACGGATCAGTTGCGAGACTTTTTCGATCGGCGCGACTTCGGCAACCTCGAAATCGTGCTTTCGGAGGAGCGCGATATTCTCGGCACCGGCGGCGGGCTGAAGAAGTGCGAAGCGCTGCTTGACGATGGCGATTTCGTGCTCATCAACAGCGACATCATCAGTGACATGAATCTGCGGGCGTTGATCGAGACGCACCGGCGCTCTGGTTGCGGTGGCACGCTCGCGCTCCACGAAACACCGCTGGCGGCGCGGATCGGCCACGTCGGCGTGCGCGACGGCCGGGTGCTCGACTTCAGGAACCAGCGCGGCACCGGCCTCTCGTCTCCCTTCATCTACACCGGCACGGCGGTACTGAGTCCGGCGATTTTCCGGCACCTGAAAACGGAGTTTTCCGGCATCGTCGAAACCGGCTTTTACGGACTGGTGGACAACGAAGGTCTCGCCTCTTTCGAGCACTGCGGAGTGTGGCAGGACATCGGCACCCTGCCGAACTTTTACCGCGCGAACCTCGACGATAATTTGCGTATCCTTCAGCTTGCGGAGCGCATGAAGCGGGCAATCGGCCTCTTTCCGCGGATGGTCTCGGATGAAGCGTCGATCAGCGCCGATGCCCGCGTCGAAAATTCGGTGATCGGCGCGAACTGCTCGATAGCCGCCGGAGCCGCCGTGGAGCATTCGGTGCTCCTGCCCGGCGCGACCGTCGAGAGTGCCGAGGTTGTCCGCAACGCCATCGTCGCGCCCGGCATCCGCATTTCGCTTTGA
- a CDS encoding exo-beta-N-acetylmuramidase NamZ domain-containing protein: protein MVINGLDILLRNPEMLKNRRVGLIANQTSVSIQLEYSWTLLRRAGMELTRIFSPEHGLFAVEQDQIAVSRQPDTGCQIVSLYGDSEQSLAPARELLEGLDIVLFDIQDVGSRYYTYVNTLALFMEAASGLDIEIMVLDRPNPLGGELIEGPQLDPAFHSFVGVMPVPVRHGLTAGEIAHFYRDYKKLDIELSVVTMQNWSRDMLFPETGLPWVPPSPNMPSFPVAEVYPGMCLFEGLNVSEGRGTTTPFLLSGASFVDPEELAARLASMPLEGVVFRPTWFRPTFHKYAGEAIGGIYLHVTDHARFRPFATAVAMTCALRELYPDRLRFLDGVYEFRDDIPAFDLLAGSGVIRSMILDGTPAESVIASWERDEAAFAAIKPNFHLYDA from the coding sequence ATGGTCATCAACGGTCTCGACATTCTGCTCCGGAATCCCGAAATGCTGAAGAACCGGCGCGTCGGCCTGATCGCCAACCAGACCTCAGTCTCGATACAGCTCGAATACTCCTGGACGCTGCTTCGCCGCGCCGGCATGGAATTGACGAGAATCTTCTCGCCGGAGCACGGCCTCTTCGCCGTCGAACAGGATCAGATCGCCGTCTCGCGCCAGCCCGACACCGGCTGCCAGATCGTGAGCCTCTACGGCGACAGCGAGCAGTCACTCGCCCCGGCCCGCGAGCTGCTTGAAGGACTCGACATCGTGCTCTTCGACATTCAGGATGTCGGCTCGCGCTACTACACCTACGTCAACACGCTGGCACTCTTCATGGAGGCCGCCTCGGGACTCGACATCGAGATCATGGTGCTCGACCGCCCGAACCCGCTCGGCGGCGAGCTGATCGAAGGGCCGCAGCTCGATCCGGCCTTCCACTCCTTCGTCGGCGTCATGCCGGTGCCGGTGCGCCACGGACTCACCGCCGGAGAGATCGCCCACTTTTACCGCGACTACAAGAAGCTCGACATCGAGTTGAGCGTCGTCACCATGCAGAACTGGTCGCGCGACATGCTCTTCCCGGAGACCGGCCTGCCGTGGGTTCCGCCCTCGCCGAACATGCCGTCGTTCCCGGTCGCCGAGGTCTACCCCGGCATGTGCCTCTTCGAGGGGCTGAACGTTTCGGAGGGGCGCGGCACCACCACGCCGTTCCTGCTCTCCGGCGCGTCATTTGTCGACCCGGAGGAGCTTGCCGCGCGGCTCGCCTCGATGCCGCTCGAAGGCGTGGTGTTCCGCCCGACCTGGTTCCGCCCGACCTTCCACAAATACGCTGGCGAGGCCATTGGCGGCATCTACCTTCACGTGACCGACCACGCCCGCTTCCGCCCCTTCGCCACAGCGGTCGCCATGACCTGCGCCTTGCGGGAGCTGTATCCCGACAGGCTCCGGTTCCTCGACGGAGTCTATGAGTTCAGGGACGACATTCCGGCATTCGACCTGCTTGCCGGAAGCGGCGTGATCCGCTCGATGATTCTCGATGGAACTCCGGCGGAGAGCGTCATCGCTTCGTGGGAAAGGGACGAGGCGGCGTTCGCGGCGATCAAACCCAATTTCCATCTGTACGACGCCTGA
- a CDS encoding sodium:solute symporter, giving the protein MQPLDYAIIILFLAGNMLLGLWQGRSNKQTSDYFLGGHKLPWFMVMLSIVATETSVLTFVSVPGLAYRGDWSFLQLSFGYIVGRILVSFILLPTYFKQGVTSIYEVIGMRFGHGIQKTASVIFLLTRILGDGIRFLATGVVVQAVTGWPLSLSVLVIGIVTLVYTISGGLKTVVWLDSIQFALYLGGGIVTILFILARLDAPLNDVLAPLLAVGKLRIIDTDPNVLTNPLSFFSAFSGGILLSLCSHGVDYLMVQRVLGCDGLASARKAMIASGIFVLFQFALFLLAGSLIYVFFNGAPLVKDREFTAFIVQTLPAGLKGLLLAGILSAAMSTLASSINSLAASTVTDLMKGRASLNASRLISVAWATVLIGIALAFNENDKAIVMLGLEIASFTYGGLLGLFLLSKSRRDFRSSSLVAGLLASMGVVFLLKFLGLAWTWYIAVSVMLNILTTVGVEALLPENKESFARK; this is encoded by the coding sequence ATGCAACCTCTCGATTACGCCATCATCATCCTCTTCCTGGCGGGCAACATGCTGCTCGGACTCTGGCAGGGGCGAAGCAACAAACAGACCAGCGACTACTTCCTCGGCGGCCACAAACTGCCGTGGTTCATGGTGATGCTCTCCATCGTCGCCACCGAAACCTCGGTGCTGACCTTCGTGAGCGTGCCCGGCCTGGCCTACCGGGGCGACTGGAGCTTCCTCCAGCTCTCGTTCGGCTACATCGTCGGCAGGATTCTGGTCAGCTTCATTCTGCTCCCCACCTATTTCAAGCAGGGCGTTACCTCGATCTACGAGGTGATCGGCATGAGGTTCGGCCACGGCATCCAGAAAACCGCCTCGGTTATCTTTCTGTTGACGCGCATTCTTGGCGACGGCATCCGGTTTCTGGCGACCGGCGTGGTGGTGCAGGCCGTCACCGGCTGGCCGCTGTCGCTCTCGGTGCTGGTGATCGGCATCGTCACCCTCGTCTATACCATTTCAGGCGGGTTGAAAACCGTCGTCTGGCTCGACAGCATCCAGTTTGCGCTCTACCTTGGCGGCGGCATCGTCACGATCCTCTTCATCCTCGCCCGGCTCGACGCGCCGCTGAACGATGTGCTCGCGCCGCTCCTCGCCGTCGGAAAGCTGCGGATCATCGACACTGATCCGAATGTTCTTACCAACCCGCTCTCGTTTTTCAGCGCATTTTCCGGCGGAATCCTGCTCTCACTCTGTTCGCACGGCGTCGATTATCTGATGGTGCAACGCGTACTCGGCTGCGACGGACTGGCATCCGCCCGCAAAGCCATGATCGCCAGCGGCATCTTCGTGCTGTTCCAGTTCGCGCTCTTCCTCCTGGCGGGTTCGCTCATCTACGTTTTTTTCAATGGAGCGCCGCTGGTCAAGGATCGCGAATTCACCGCATTTATCGTCCAGACGCTGCCCGCCGGTCTCAAAGGCTTGCTGCTGGCCGGAATTCTCTCAGCCGCCATGTCAACCCTCGCCTCGTCGATCAATTCGCTGGCCGCCTCGACCGTCACCGACCTCATGAAGGGCAGGGCATCGCTCAACGCTTCGCGCCTCATCAGCGTCGCCTGGGCCACGGTGCTGATCGGCATTGCGCTGGCCTTCAATGAGAACGACAAGGCCATCGTCATGCTCGGCCTCGAAATCGCCTCGTTCACCTATGGCGGACTGCTCGGCCTCTTCCTGCTTTCGAAAAGCCGCCGCGATTTCCGTTCATCCAGCCTCGTCGCCGGACTGCTTGCAAGCATGGGCGTCGTTTTCCTGCTCAAATTTCTCGGACTGGCGTGGACCTGGTACATTGCGGTTTCAGTCATGCTCAACATCCTGACGACGGTCGGAGTCGAGGCATTGCTTCCTGAGAACAAGGAGTCTTTCGCTCGGAAATAA
- a CDS encoding response regulator, whose product MKTNDPILVIEDEEDIRQMICEILEEDGYPTVQASDGNEGLQILRKTPEIRIVVTDLLMPEKEGIAMISELRKDFPWIRIVAISGGGISIPENYLNRAKAVGADATLCKPFESGELLSIIDDLNR is encoded by the coding sequence ATGAAAACGAACGATCCCATCCTGGTCATTGAGGATGAGGAAGATATCAGACAGATGATCTGCGAAATTCTCGAAGAGGACGGTTATCCTACTGTTCAGGCATCCGACGGAAACGAAGGTTTGCAGATACTCAGGAAAACACCCGAGATACGCATCGTCGTCACAGACCTTTTGATGCCGGAAAAAGAGGGCATCGCCATGATCAGCGAACTCAGGAAAGATTTTCCCTGGATCAGGATTGTAGCCATTTCCGGAGGCGGCATCAGCATTCCGGAAAACTATCTCAACCGGGCCAAAGCCGTCGGCGCGGACGCCACGTTGTGCAAGCCTTTCGAAAGCGGCGAACTCCTGAGCATCATCGATGATCTGAACCGATAG
- a CDS encoding PAS domain-containing protein produces the protein MDRYTPDSSAGADNGVPEVHIAALEKKIAMLESRASFAEQQSKALEVALESARAGCWEWDRDSDTIRIDRQWAVISGIVPGRFDALTLEEWRELCHPDDLGTVAKSIDEYLNGNGELLEFELRVRHDGDGWIRVLDRGKITRRDPYGKPSLLAGSRQIITDRLDAGESRAKKAQEELQALIDHIPGAVYHIDMAGQTTIRSSPPEFLKALASGHQGTPLFNTLSMIHHDDRHMVAGAYSKLKEAPQSRTLVYRIVTPEGGVRWIEDHMKSSFSDDGLFSGIDGLLCEITDRINGLEEAQRLESQLRKSQRLETIGTLAGGIAHDFNNILTPILGYAEMGLSSTGEEDPMHEYFAEITQAVERAQKLVGQILTLAGQKRVRPCL, from the coding sequence ATGGACCGTTACACACCGGATTCGTCGGCAGGCGCTGACAACGGGGTACCCGAGGTGCACATTGCGGCGCTTGAGAAAAAAATCGCTATGCTTGAAAGCAGGGCTTCGTTTGCCGAACAGCAATCGAAGGCGCTCGAGGTTGCCCTTGAATCAGCCCGTGCCGGTTGCTGGGAATGGGATAGGGATAGCGATACGATCCGTATCGACCGGCAATGGGCCGTCATAAGCGGCATCGTTCCCGGAAGGTTCGATGCGCTGACGCTCGAAGAGTGGCGCGAACTCTGCCATCCGGACGATCTCGGTACAGTCGCGAAATCGATAGACGAGTATCTGAACGGCAACGGAGAGCTTCTGGAGTTTGAACTGCGGGTGCGACATGACGGTGACGGATGGATCCGGGTGCTCGACCGGGGCAAAATCACTCGCCGCGACCCGTACGGCAAGCCGTCGCTGCTTGCCGGATCACGGCAAATCATCACGGACAGGCTCGACGCGGGCGAATCGCGGGCGAAAAAAGCACAGGAAGAGCTGCAAGCACTGATCGACCATATTCCGGGCGCAGTGTACCATATTGACATGGCTGGGCAAACGACGATACGCTCCAGTCCACCCGAATTTCTGAAAGCGCTCGCTTCCGGGCATCAGGGAACGCCTCTGTTCAACACCCTTTCGATGATTCACCACGATGACCGGCACATGGTTGCCGGCGCGTACAGCAAACTCAAGGAAGCTCCGCAATCCCGGACACTGGTGTACCGGATAGTCACCCCGGAGGGAGGAGTGCGCTGGATCGAAGACCACATGAAATCATCGTTCTCGGATGACGGGCTTTTTTCAGGAATCGACGGCCTCCTGTGCGAAATAACCGACCGCATCAACGGTCTTGAAGAGGCGCAACGGCTTGAATCGCAATTGCGCAAATCACAAAGACTTGAAACCATCGGCACTCTTGCCGGCGGTATCGCTCACGATTTCAACAACATCCTCACTCCGATTCTCGGTTACGCTGAAATGGGACTCTCCAGCACTGGCGAGGAGGATCCGATGCACGAGTACTTCGCCGAAATCACGCAGGCCGTCGAACGCGCTCAAAAGCTCGTTGGCCAGATTCTGACCTTAGCCGGGCAGAAGAGGGTAAGGCCATGCCTGTAA
- a CDS encoding hybrid sensor histidine kinase/response regulator, with translation MPVSIQEIIDEAIQLLRPSLPSSVIIEEHIDHSCRNVLADPNQMHQVVVNLCTNAVHAMEQTGGVLKIGLREIIAGNGIPSVVPKLPEGNYVELTISDTGTGMDELTAERIFEPFFTTKSIDKGVGLGLSVVHGIVIAANGHLNVESEKGKGSTFHVWLPANENKASAKAEEKPQPAKYAANILFIDDEPAAVQMVSIMMTKLGYNIRAEKSPAEALKIFREQADQFDLVITDLTMPEMTGIQLTGEIHKISPSIPVILMTGYGKIIDHDTPLKHYGITRLLKKPVKLAQLASAVNEVLSSTKSS, from the coding sequence ATGCCTGTAAGCATCCAGGAGATCATCGACGAAGCCATACAGCTCCTGCGCCCTTCGCTGCCTTCGTCCGTTATCATCGAAGAGCACATCGACCATTCGTGCCGCAACGTTCTTGCCGACCCGAACCAGATGCACCAGGTCGTCGTGAATCTCTGTACCAATGCCGTCCATGCCATGGAGCAAACCGGAGGAGTGCTGAAGATCGGCCTCAGGGAAATCATCGCCGGAAACGGCATTCCCTCGGTCGTGCCGAAGCTGCCTGAAGGCAACTATGTCGAACTGACCATTTCCGATACCGGAACCGGAATGGACGAACTGACCGCCGAACGCATTTTCGAACCATTCTTCACGACCAAATCGATCGATAAAGGCGTAGGACTTGGTCTGTCGGTCGTCCATGGCATCGTTATCGCTGCCAACGGACATCTCAACGTCGAAAGTGAAAAGGGAAAAGGATCGACATTTCATGTCTGGCTGCCTGCTAACGAAAATAAAGCCAGCGCCAAAGCTGAGGAAAAGCCCCAGCCAGCGAAATACGCGGCCAATATTCTCTTCATCGACGACGAGCCTGCCGCGGTTCAGATGGTGTCGATCATGATGACCAAACTCGGTTACAACATACGCGCCGAAAAATCTCCGGCTGAGGCGTTGAAAATCTTCCGGGAACAAGCGGATCAGTTCGACCTGGTCATCACCGATCTGACCATGCCCGAAATGACCGGCATCCAGTTGACCGGCGAGATCCATAAAATCTCGCCCTCGATCCCGGTCATTCTGATGACCGGATACGGTAAAATCATTGACCACGACACGCCGCTGAAACACTATGGAATAACCCGTCTGCTGAAAAAACCGGTCAAGCTCGCCCAGTTGGCCTCGGCGGTCAACGAAGTACTCTCATCAACAAAATCTTCTTAA
- a CDS encoding response regulator, whose translation MKILVIDDDHSVRKFIATTLKKENFVVTEAENGAEGLKKLQQERDISIIITDLIMPEKEGIETIMEVRKINPALKILAISGGGKAGPENFLLLADAVGANATLKKPFGGQELLMCLRMLA comes from the coding sequence ATGAAAATTCTTGTCATCGACGACGATCATTCCGTCAGAAAGTTCATAGCGACGACGTTGAAAAAAGAAAATTTCGTCGTAACCGAAGCCGAAAACGGCGCTGAAGGGCTAAAAAAACTTCAGCAGGAACGAGACATATCCATCATCATCACCGACCTGATCATGCCAGAAAAGGAGGGAATCGAAACTATCATGGAGGTGCGCAAGATCAATCCCGCGCTGAAAATTCTGGCCATTTCCGGCGGCGGAAAAGCCGGCCCCGAAAACTTCCTGCTGCTTGCCGATGCCGTTGGGGCAAACGCCACGCTCAAAAAGCCCTTCGGCGGGCAGGAACTGCTCATGTGCCTGCGCATGTTGGCCTGA
- a CDS encoding bacteriochlorophyll c-binding family protein yields MNNPAGAFVQGAEAYGRFLEVFIDGHWWVVGDALENIGKTTKRLGANAYPHLYGGSAGLKGSSPRYSGYATPTKEVKSRFQE; encoded by the coding sequence ATGAACAACCCAGCCGGAGCATTCGTCCAGGGCGCTGAAGCCTATGGCAGGTTTCTCGAGGTATTTATCGATGGCCACTGGTGGGTAGTCGGTGACGCCCTTGAAAATATTGGCAAGACCACCAAAAGACTTGGTGCGAATGCCTATCCTCATCTCTATGGCGGCAGCGCGGGGCTGAAAGGTTCCTCTCCGCGGTATTCCGGCTATGCCACGCCGACAAAAGAGGTGAAAAGCAGATTTCAGGAGTGA
- a CDS encoding SDR family oxidoreductase gives MTEKSEYGKKVLVAGATGKTGSWVVRRLLHHGVPVRVFVRSEEKARSMFGDAVEVAIGKIQDAESIARAVSGCDAVISALGSSSVSGEASPSEVDRDGAIRLMDEAAKAGVRHFAMVSSIAVTKWYHPLNLFGGVLSMKHAAEEHLRKIFASEGRTHTIIRPGGLRDGEPLQHRLHVEQGDHLWNGWMNRSDVAELAVLSLWVEKAANKTFEVIIEAPEPQQSLAGYFDKLS, from the coding sequence ATGACTGAAAAATCGGAATACGGAAAGAAAGTGCTCGTCGCCGGAGCGACAGGCAAGACGGGAAGTTGGGTTGTCCGGCGACTCTTGCACCATGGCGTACCTGTCAGGGTTTTCGTTCGCTCGGAGGAAAAAGCGAGGAGCATGTTCGGTGATGCCGTCGAAGTGGCCATCGGGAAAATACAGGATGCCGAGTCGATCGCCCGGGCGGTCAGCGGCTGCGACGCGGTCATCTCCGCGCTCGGCTCTTCGTCGGTGAGCGGCGAGGCCTCGCCGTCGGAGGTTGACCGCGATGGCGCGATCAGGCTGATGGACGAGGCCGCCAAAGCTGGTGTGCGGCATTTCGCGATGGTCAGCTCCATCGCGGTGACCAAATGGTACCATCCGCTCAACCTCTTCGGCGGCGTGTTGAGCATGAAACATGCAGCCGAGGAGCATCTGCGGAAAATCTTTGCCTCGGAAGGCCGCACCCATACCATCATCCGCCCGGGCGGTCTGAGGGATGGCGAGCCGCTTCAGCACCGGCTTCATGTCGAGCAGGGCGATCACTTGTGGAACGGCTGGATGAACCGGTCAGACGTGGCCGAGCTGGCCGTGCTGTCGCTGTGGGTCGAAAAGGCGGCAAACAAAACCTTCGAGGTCATCATCGAAGCTCCCGAACCGCAGCAGTCGCTCGCGGGCTATTTCGACAAGCTGTCGTAA